GGCAGGATGCAAGATATAAAAATACTCCTTACCATGATGCTACAGGTAGATTTATTCCATATTGGAATAGGGCAACAGGAGAACTAAAAATCACATTCGCAGAATCATATGATGTGGATGATACGATCAGCTTTTATTATCGTATTCCTAAAAAGACCCAGAAAGATTTTATCTCGGATCCTTATGTGTATTCCGTAAGCGGAAAAGATGTGCTAATGGTTTCTATGGTAAAACCAATCCTACGAAATGGAAAATTTGTGGGAACTGTCGGAACAGATATCGCCATGGAAAACCTACAGGAACTACTTGGCCCGATCCGACCGTTTAGGGGAGAAGGTTATCTGGCATTAGTCTCACCTGACGGGCTCTATGCCGCAAACGGAGGAAATCCTTCTTTAGTGGGAAAGGCAATTCCAGAAGAAAGTATCCGAGCCCAAGTAAAAGAGCTAAGCCTAAAGGGCGAAGATTTTCAGATCAAGGGTTCAGGTCATACTAGGTATTTTTTCCCATTTTTATTAGGAAATTATGATAAACCTTGGGCAGTAGAAGTATCGATCCCAGATTCAATTTTTTGGTCTGATATGAGAGGAGTGATCCTCCAGACGATATTATCTTCTCTTGTGATCATGGTGGTGATTCTAATCATTCTGAATTTGATCTTCAATAGACTGATCACTAGTGGTCTATTAGAAGCAATCGGTTTTTCGGAGAAGATTGCAGATGGAGATTTAACTTCTCATATAGAAATCGCAAGGGAAGATGAGATAGGTAAGTTGTTAAAGTCCATGGATATGATGAAAGTGAACCTTTCAAAGATTATCTTGGATATTAAAACTTCTTCTACAAAATTAAATAGCACTTCTGATCAAATGGCTGAATCCAGTCGTAATTTCTCGGATGTGGCCCAAGCCCAGGCTTCTGCAGCTGAAGAATCTTCTGCAGCAGTAGAAGAACTTGCAGCATCCGCAGAGAATGTTCGTAGATCGATGGAAAAAGCGATTGAGAACATGAAGGAAATTGACACTAACGTAGTTCTTCTTCGTGAACAGATCGGGACCATTAATAACGAGATGCAGACATTATCTCAGGTAGCAAGTGAATCCCAAGAACGTGCAGTGACAGGTGAGAATGCGATGGGTGCTACCAATCAGGCCATGGATGAGATCGGAGAAAGTGCGAGTCGTATCAACGAAATTTTATCAATCATCACTGAAATATCAGAAAAGACAAATCTTCTGGCATTGAACGCAGCAATAGAAGCAGCGAGAGCGGGTGAGGCAGGTAAAGGATTTGCAGTAGTTGCTGAAGAGATCGGTAAACTTGCGTCACAAACTTCTTCTTCTGTGCAAGAGATTGGAGAGCTTGTAGATTCTACGAATAATGCGGTTCATAATGGGAATACGAAAGTTAAAGAGGCGAGTGATATACTTCGTAAATTAAGAACCTCAGTTGATTCTTTCGGACTATCTGCGAAGAAGGTATTGGAATCCGTAAAAACTCAGGAGAAGAATACACAAGATATCCATCAATCTGCGAATTTCCTAATGAGTTTCAGTTTACAGATAGAAGAAGCAGTCCAGGAACAAAAACGTGCAACGGATGAGATTACGAAGACGATCGTAAGTATTTCAGAAGGAACTCAAGAGGTTGCTTCCGGAGCGGATGATCTGACTTCTTATTCAAGTGAAATGCATGGGCAATCGGAAGGTCTTCTCAAATCCGTAGATAAGTTTAAACTTTAACTTCTAAAAAAGGAAGAAGGATCCGGAACATTGTAAATCCGGGTCTTGTTTCTACTTCTATTTTTCCGTCGTGTTTTTCCACGATCTTTTTCACAATATCCAGTCCTAATCCGCTTCCTTCTCCCGGAAGTTTTGTGGTAAAGAAAGGTTGGAAAATTTTATCAATAATACTTTCAGAAATACCCGGCCCATTATCAATGATCTCAACGCAAACAAAGTCTATCTTTTGGTAGACCTTGATCTTGATCGCTCCTCTAAACTCCATTGCTTGTAGGGAATTGTAGATCAAGTTTGTCCATACGTGGATTAGATCATCAGGAAAACATAATATTTTCGGAATACTTTCGTATTCTTTGGAGATCTGAATCCCTTTTTTGAGCTGGTTCTGATAAATTGTAAGAACCGTTTCTATATTTTCCGTGATAGAAGCCGGAATTTTTTCGGAAGTTGTATCGAAATGTGAGAAGTTCTTTAAGGCGTATAAGATCTTAGAAACACGATCCACAGCGATCTGTATTGTGTTCGTATTGGAAAAGAAGAACGCTTCCAATGTGGAATATTCCAATAATACATTCGCTCTTTCACATGCCAAAAATGGGAGTGCGATTTTAGGTAGTTCCCTGAATCCCATATCGGTCAGAGAATCCGCGATCGCATATGGAGAAGGAATATTCAATTCTTGTAATTGAACTACTATCTTCTTTTTGGCGTTTCTTTCTTCCATCCCTGCCAATTGATCTTTCGGTTGTCTCACTAAGCTTAAGAACTGTCGGAAGGATTCAACTTGTTCCGAAGTCATTCCGGTCAGCACGTTTTGTACATCAGGTAAGATTGTTTGGAAACGGATCAGACATTCTTGTAAGTTTTGGTTGGAAGCCTGCACTGCTCCGATCGGATTATTGATCTCATGAGCGACGCCTGCTATAAGTTGTCCAAGAGCTGCCATTTTTTCGGATTGGATCAGTTGGGCCTGGGCTTTTTTAAGATTTTCTAATGTTTCCTGGAGTTCATTTTTTTGCATCTCTATCAGTCTGTTTCTGACCGAGATCTCATCATTGATCACCTTTAATTCTTCCACTTCTTGGATGGCAGAAGTGTCCAAAAGGCTAATAGCAGCTACATAGGATTCTCTTTCCGTATAAAAATGTACACTTCCTATAGCGGAAAATATCTGACCATTCCAACGTACAGCTCTCAATTCCAAATTTTCGGAACTTTCGAAGGAACGTATCCTGGCATGTAGTGTTGCCCAGGAATCCGGGGTGAATAAGGATACCGGAGAAACAGAGTGAAGATTTTTTTGATTAAATCCGAATACTCTTAGGAAAGCAGGATTGGTATCTAAGATACCTTCTGTTCTTGGGTCTAAAAATATGATAGCTTCGTTTGCAAATCTGTAGAAGGTTTGGAACCTTGCCTCGCTTGCTTTTAATTTTTCTTCCGACTTTTTTCTATCAGTGATATCTGCAATAATCCCTGCCATTCTTCCCGGAATTTTTTTAGAGTTTCGATAGACTTGGCCTTTAACTTCCAGCCAATGAATGGTCCCGTCCGGATGAAAAAATCTATATTCCAGATTGATTACATTCTCTTTTCCTGAAAAACTATTTCTTATAGATTTCCGAATTAAACTTTGATCGTCCGGATGAACAAGATCCATAAATACGGAAGTATCATTTTCAAAGTCCTGGAGATCTATTCCGAAGATGGACGCGGTATCCGATGACCAATGCGCCGTCCTGTCCTTTAGGTTCCAGCTCCAAGTTCCCATTTTAGATGCGTTCAATGCGAGTCTGAGTCTTTCCTCGCTCAGTTTTAGAGCCTTTTCGGCCAACAGAGGTTCAGTAATATCTAATATTAGAAAAACTAAATTTTTGATCTTTCCGGAAGCGTCTTTTATAGGGGCTCCGTTGATGGAGAGGAATTTTTTGTTTCCACGCTCATCCTCGATTGCATGTCGGATATCGTAGACAGGTTGTCCGGAGGTAAGCACCCGTATGAACGGTTGATCGTTTGTGGTCCATTCGCCTCCATCTATAGAGGTCGCCTTCCATTCAGGCGCGTTGTATTTTCTTTCTTGGATCTGATCCAGGGTTAATCCTAATACTCTTTCTGCAGAAGGGTTCGCATATAAAATTTCTCCTTCCGGGTTTAATACAGTGATTGCTGCTACGGATGTTCTCATGATCTCCGAAAGAAGATCTCTTTCTGCGATGAGTTCGCTATGTTTTCTCTTTCTTTCTATTGCGTTGGAAAGTGTCTCTCCGATCGATTTTAAGTTTGCAATCTCGAATTCTTCCAGCTTCAGACCCGTTTCGTTCAACGGAATTTCGCTATTCATCCCTAAGGCACCGACTACTTTTCCTTCTAAGGTAAGCGGAACGGCGATTAAGAACTGGATTTGCAAATATTGCAATTTGCTCTTTATATCTGATTCGGGGAAATCATCCTGGCTGAGTAGGAATATTTTTCCGTCTAAGATCTTCCTTGTAAGAAAATTATTCGGATCTACGGGACTTTCCGGAGGCCAACTAGGGCTTTGATTGTCAGCTTTCGGATCGATGAATTCATACACCAGAGTCCTGGTTAGTTTTTCCATATCATATAAAACTAAATTCCCTCTGGACATTTTGAAAGTTTGTACGATTTTTCCGACCGCATTGGCGATAGCTTCTTCTATTTCCAAGATAGGTTGGTTGATAAGTTCAGTAGAAATGGAAGAAGTTAGACGCTCTATACTCCTTTTATATTCTTCTTCTTTTTTTCTTTTGATTTCATCGCTGATATCTTGGATTGTCCCCAAAAGTTTAAGTACTTTTCCTTCTGAATCTTTGATGAAGTCTGTTCTGTTTAAGAGGAATTTTTCTTTTCCGGAAGGTGTGATGGATCTATATTCTATTTCCGCGGAGACCCCTTCTATTACTGATCTTTTAAAATGTTCTTCTACTCTTGCTCTGTCATCCGAATGCATATAGTCGAACGTAGGTACAAGCATTCGATCGTTTGTTTCTAATATTTGGTATAATCCTTCGGAAGCGGTCATTTTTCCGGAAGGTATATCGTATTCCCAGCTTCCCACTTTTGCTGTCTTTTGGGCTCTATCTAAGAAAAGTTTCGTTTCTCTTAATTCATCTTCTATTTGTTTCTGTTCCGAAATATCTATATGGATACCGATCATTCGGACCGGATTTCCTTCCGGATCTCTCTCTGCTATTTTTCCCCTAGTTAAGATCCATTTATAAGAACCGTCTTTACATTTTAATCTGAATGCTGTGGAATAGGTAGGCAATTCTCCCTTAGCATAACTTTGCCATGCGGAATTTGTTTTATCCCTGTCTTCAGGATGTAAACTTTCGTTCCAAAATTCATAAGTGGGAATTATTTCCCCGAGATGGTAACCAAGCATTTTAAGCCAGTTCTCATCTACATGATGTTCGTTTGTTGCAATATTATAATCCCATATACCTAGGTTTGCACCTTGGACTGCGAGATCCAATGTCCTTTCCTTTTCTTCTAGGATTTTTTCAGTCTCTTTTTTTTCGGTAATATCAATATGGATACCGAGTGCTCGGACAGGTGTGCCGTCCTTATCTTTCTCCCAAACTTTCCCTCTGGATCTGATCCATTTCCAAGATCCGTCTTTGCATAACATTCGGAAGTCTGTCTCGAATAATTCCGATCGACCTTCCATATGTTCTTTGAGTCCGTCTATGATAAGAGGGCGATCATCCGGATGGATCCTAGATCTCCAAAACTCGCTTGAAGTTTCGAATTCTTCCATAGTGAATCCGAGGATCTCCGCACATTTTTCGTTCGGGATAATGATGCCGTTCGGAATATTCCAATCCCAAAATCCTAAATCGGCACTCTTAATAACAAGATCTAATTGTTCTTCTCTGTTCTTGAGCAGTATTTCTGCCGCGAGTTCTTTTCTGAGGTCGATTATATTCCCGCGGACCAGATTGGTAGAGCCAGGAATTTTAACTAAATGTATTTCGCAGGGAATGACTCTCTTTTGTTTATCACAATGGTCCCATCTGAATACCGGAGTTTCACCCTGCAGTGCGAGTGTTATTTTTTCATAGGCGGATGCTCTGGAAGTTTTTCCGTCTGGTTGAAATTCTGGAGAAATTTCTGCAGGACCCAATTTTAAAAATTCTTCTCTAGTATAACCAAAAAGAATTTCGGCAGTTGAATTGACTACTTCGAAGATGCCGGTATCTGAGTTCACAATCGTGATTGCAGCAGGTGAAAAATCGATTAACGACCTTAAAAGACGATTGTCAGATTCCGAGTGAGAAAGTTTATCTACTTTTTTCTCTAATTCGGAGATCCGCTGGTTCGCTGCATCTAGCTCCGCCTGGAGATCCTTGCTCTTCTGTTTTGTATTTTTGGGATCCACTCTCTATTTAATAGAAAGTGAAAACCTCACTTTGAAAACAAAAATACTGGAGACCGCGGGTTTTCCATTCAGGCTTTGTTGTGATTGTGTGGAAAGAATGGGGCAAAATTTTCCTCATTTCTACAATGCTTAAAACGTAAACTATTCGAAACATTTCAAACGTTCAGAAATAAATTATCAATATTTCTAATAATAAAATTTTTTGAGTGACGAGTTAGGAGAAATGCATATTTCTTTTCGTCTTCTTATGGATTCTCTTCCTGTAGAAGATCGCTCTATGTACTTGGGAAAAATCGAGAGAGAGTAGGGTGCCCGCCCTAGTTTATATTGGAGACACTATTATGTTCCTTGGAGTTTGGCCGAAACATCCCTTCGCCTATGCGGCAGGATTATTTATTCTTTTCGGTTTTGGAGAATTATTCTCAGCCGATTTCGTTCGTTTAAAGAACGGGCAGATAGTCAGAGGTAAGATCATCTTAGAAGACGATGAAAAAGTACTGGTTGCCGAGGATAACGATTATGTTCGTTTCGTAGATAAGGATAACGTTGCTCAGGTAAGTTATGAAAAAGGAAAGCAGAATGTCGGTACTTCAACTCTAGAAAAAAAAGGGGCTCCACAAAAGGTTTCCGATATTCCCCAAGGCCATGTGGAAACCGGTCCTCCGAATATGTACGGTCCGAGCGGAGGATCCAGTAATGGAAATGGAGGAGATACTTCTATAGAAGTGATACATGAGGTGGTCACGGACTTTATTTGGCGGGGACTTAGTTTCTCCGGAGAGATCGCGAACCGCAGGGATAACGAGAGTTATAGAGCAATGACCTTCGTTCCTTCTTACCAACCTACCGTAACTTTTAATACTCCGTTAAAAGGTTTCCAAGTACAGTTCTGGGGAAACTTTCAATTAACGGAACGTAATGATAGGGATAATGACGGAAGATTTCAAATGTATCCTGGAGGGGCTGGGCCCGGCTATGCTGGACAAGGGTCTTCCGGTTCTTTGAGTCCATTTTCTGCTCCTTCTCCGGACACGTTAAACTCTGCTTGTCCATATGATACTCAAGCTAACTTTATGGCGGGGAATCCGACAACAGGTTCCACTTGTGGCGGAGATGTTCCCGGTTTTAAGAAAGAACAGAACGGTATGAAACGTTCGGATGGATTGTTCTACGCATTCTATTATAATTTCGAAAAGACCAGTTGGGGAACTTTTACTGCAGGGATCTGGTTCTATAATACTTTTCAGAAGAGTGCCGCTTATACCTCTCCTGCATTAGGAGGATTTAATTCTTCTGCTGCTCAAGGAGTTGCCGGAGCGAATAACCCTTCTACACAGATCACTCGTTTGGCTTGGCAGGAATACTTCTTCTTTTGGAAATTACCTTTCTTGCAATATGTGAATCCTACAATTTCCTTTTATACTCAATTCTCTCAGGAGAATGCAGGCTTGATGGCGGGAAAAAACTATCTATCTTTAACGATGGGTCATGAGTTTTTTGAAGGGAGTTTTTTCCGGATACTTCCTCAGGTTAATATAGGTTACGCGATGAGTAATAATATTGTGGATAACAGATACGGGATCCAAGATATCACTTCCACACTCACTTTCTTTTTCGGAAAGTTTTTCTTTAAGGCAGCGGACGTATATAGACCTAATTTATATATGTATGATACAGATAATTATTATGGAGCGACTGGCGGTTACGTAAATACCAGTAGTAAAGACGGTAAGATCGTAGATCCTGGAAAGGTGAACGGTCCTGCGAATCAATTGGTGCTGGATTTTATCAATTCTTCCACTTCTATACCTGACCAGTTGAGACAATCCGTAAGAGAGTCTTATCTTCTGCAGAAAATTCCTTCTCACTTGGTTTGGTTTAGCGTAGGGTTTAGTCAGAACTTCTAAGTATATAAGGAAATTATAAAATGAGCATTCG
This genomic stretch from Leptospira neocaledonica harbors:
- a CDS encoding methyl-accepting chemotaxis protein, with protein sequence MSIRYRISLYLAIVLLTGSFVLAGINSFSSYFSLKSQVDSGSTMAGKRYEYEISNFLNSVLGSLRGFQFMLETSHPSREEMIGSLKKLAETDNHFFGTWVLYEPNAFDGQDARYKNTPYHDATGRFIPYWNRATGELKITFAESYDVDDTISFYYRIPKKTQKDFISDPYVYSVSGKDVLMVSMVKPILRNGKFVGTVGTDIAMENLQELLGPIRPFRGEGYLALVSPDGLYAANGGNPSLVGKAIPEESIRAQVKELSLKGEDFQIKGSGHTRYFFPFLLGNYDKPWAVEVSIPDSIFWSDMRGVILQTILSSLVIMVVILIILNLIFNRLITSGLLEAIGFSEKIADGDLTSHIEIAREDEIGKLLKSMDMMKVNLSKIILDIKTSSTKLNSTSDQMAESSRNFSDVAQAQASAAEESSAAVEELAASAENVRRSMEKAIENMKEIDTNVVLLREQIGTINNEMQTLSQVASESQERAVTGENAMGATNQAMDEIGESASRINEILSIITEISEKTNLLALNAAIEAARAGEAGKGFAVVAEEIGKLASQTSSSVQEIGELVDSTNNAVHNGNTKVKEASDILRKLRTSVDSFGLSAKKVLESVKTQEKNTQDIHQSANFLMSFSLQIEEAVQEQKRATDEITKTIVSISEGTQEVASGADDLTSYSSEMHGQSEGLLKSVDKFKL
- a CDS encoding PAS domain-containing protein; its protein translation is MDPKNTKQKSKDLQAELDAANQRISELEKKVDKLSHSESDNRLLRSLIDFSPAAITIVNSDTGIFEVVNSTAEILFGYTREEFLKLGPAEISPEFQPDGKTSRASAYEKITLALQGETPVFRWDHCDKQKRVIPCEIHLVKIPGSTNLVRGNIIDLRKELAAEILLKNREEQLDLVIKSADLGFWDWNIPNGIIIPNEKCAEILGFTMEEFETSSEFWRSRIHPDDRPLIIDGLKEHMEGRSELFETDFRMLCKDGSWKWIRSRGKVWEKDKDGTPVRALGIHIDITEKKETEKILEEKERTLDLAVQGANLGIWDYNIATNEHHVDENWLKMLGYHLGEIIPTYEFWNESLHPEDRDKTNSAWQSYAKGELPTYSTAFRLKCKDGSYKWILTRGKIAERDPEGNPVRMIGIHIDISEQKQIEDELRETKLFLDRAQKTAKVGSWEYDIPSGKMTASEGLYQILETNDRMLVPTFDYMHSDDRARVEEHFKRSVIEGVSAEIEYRSITPSGKEKFLLNRTDFIKDSEGKVLKLLGTIQDISDEIKRKKEEEYKRSIERLTSSISTELINQPILEIEEAIANAVGKIVQTFKMSRGNLVLYDMEKLTRTLVYEFIDPKADNQSPSWPPESPVDPNNFLTRKILDGKIFLLSQDDFPESDIKSKLQYLQIQFLIAVPLTLEGKVVGALGMNSEIPLNETGLKLEEFEIANLKSIGETLSNAIERKRKHSELIAERDLLSEIMRTSVAAITVLNPEGEILYANPSAERVLGLTLDQIQERKYNAPEWKATSIDGGEWTTNDQPFIRVLTSGQPVYDIRHAIEDERGNKKFLSINGAPIKDASGKIKNLVFLILDITEPLLAEKALKLSEERLRLALNASKMGTWSWNLKDRTAHWSSDTASIFGIDLQDFENDTSVFMDLVHPDDQSLIRKSIRNSFSGKENVINLEYRFFHPDGTIHWLEVKGQVYRNSKKIPGRMAGIIADITDRKKSEEKLKASEARFQTFYRFANEAIIFLDPRTEGILDTNPAFLRVFGFNQKNLHSVSPVSLFTPDSWATLHARIRSFESSENLELRAVRWNGQIFSAIGSVHFYTERESYVAAISLLDTSAIQEVEELKVINDEISVRNRLIEMQKNELQETLENLKKAQAQLIQSEKMAALGQLIAGVAHEINNPIGAVQASNQNLQECLIRFQTILPDVQNVLTGMTSEQVESFRQFLSLVRQPKDQLAGMEERNAKKKIVVQLQELNIPSPYAIADSLTDMGFRELPKIALPFLACERANVLLEYSTLEAFFFSNTNTIQIAVDRVSKILYALKNFSHFDTTSEKIPASITENIETVLTIYQNQLKKGIQISKEYESIPKILCFPDDLIHVWTNLIYNSLQAMEFRGAIKIKVYQKIDFVCVEIIDNGPGISESIIDKIFQPFFTTKLPGEGSGLGLDIVKKIVEKHDGKIEVETRPGFTMFRILLPFLEVKV
- a CDS encoding LA_0442/LA_0875 N-terminal domain-containing protein translates to MFLGVWPKHPFAYAAGLFILFGFGELFSADFVRLKNGQIVRGKIILEDDEKVLVAEDNDYVRFVDKDNVAQVSYEKGKQNVGTSTLEKKGAPQKVSDIPQGHVETGPPNMYGPSGGSSNGNGGDTSIEVIHEVVTDFIWRGLSFSGEIANRRDNESYRAMTFVPSYQPTVTFNTPLKGFQVQFWGNFQLTERNDRDNDGRFQMYPGGAGPGYAGQGSSGSLSPFSAPSPDTLNSACPYDTQANFMAGNPTTGSTCGGDVPGFKKEQNGMKRSDGLFYAFYYNFEKTSWGTFTAGIWFYNTFQKSAAYTSPALGGFNSSAAQGVAGANNPSTQITRLAWQEYFFFWKLPFLQYVNPTISFYTQFSQENAGLMAGKNYLSLTMGHEFFEGSFFRILPQVNIGYAMSNNIVDNRYGIQDITSTLTFFFGKFFFKAADVYRPNLYMYDTDNYYGATGGYVNTSSKDGKIVDPGKVNGPANQLVLDFINSSTSIPDQLRQSVRESYLLQKIPSHLVWFSVGFSQNF